The Rhododendron vialii isolate Sample 1 chromosome 8a, ASM3025357v1 genome has a window encoding:
- the LOC131297922 gene encoding S-adenosyl-L-methionine:benzoic acid/salicylic acid carboxyl methyltransferase 3-like isoform X1 — protein MEVYEVLHMNGGIGEASYASNSSVQKKVIIMTKPIREQAIVDLYNSGNNPTTLCIADLGCSSGPNTLLVVSELMEMVHITCKKLAHRTPEFQVYLNDLPGNDFNTIFKSLPGFLKEMRKQMGLGFGPCFVTGVPGSFYDRLFPANSLHFVHSSYSLMWLSQVPAGLESSNKGNIYIGSNSPPSVLKAYHEQFQKDFMLFLKCRSVELVTGGRMVLTILGRKSDDPTSRDGCYIWELMAMALNEMVAEGLIEEERMDSFNIPQYTPSPAEVKSEVQKEGSFSIDGLEVSTVPWSACRNYEYYPSDEYFTDIGHDVAMCMRSVAEPLLSNHFGRGIIEEVFQRYKEIVSDRMAKEKTEFFNVTISMTRN, from the exons atggaagtgTATGAAGTGCTTCATATGAATGGAGGAATTGGAGAAGCAAGTTATGCAAGCAACTCATCTGTTCAG AAAAAAGTGATAATTATGACAAAACCCATAAGAGAGCAAGCCATAGTGGATCTCTACAACAGCGGCAACAACCCGACGACTCTGTGCATTGCGGACTTGGGCTGCTCTTCCGGCCCAAATACTTTGTTAGTGGTCTCTGAGCTCATGGAGATGGTCCACATAACATGCAAGAAACTGGCCCATCGGACACCAGAATTCCAAGTCTACCTGAACGACCTCCCGGGAAATGACTTCAACACCATTTTCAAGTCCTTGCCAGGTTTCCTAAAGGAAATGAGAAAACAAATGGGTTTAGGCTTTGGGCCATGTTTCGTGACTGGAGTTCCAGGTTCTTTCTATGATAGGCTTTTCCCTGCCAACAGTCTCCATTTTGTCCACTCTTCTTACAGTCTCATGTGGCTTTCGCAG GTTCCGGCTGGGTTAGAGAGTAGCAACAAAGGAAACATTTATATAGGAAGCAATAGCCCACCAAGCGTGCTAAAAGCCTATCATGAGCAATTTCAGAAAGACTTTATGCTGTTTCTGAAATGCCGTTCTGTAGAATTGGTGACGGGTGGTCGTATGGTTTTGACAATATTGGGAAGGAAAAGTGACGATCCGACTTCTAGAGATGGTTGTTACATATGGGAGCTTATGGCAATGGCCCTCAATGAAATGGTTGCAGAG GGACTCatagaagaagaaagaatggaTTCATTTAACATTCCTCAATACACACCATCCCCTGCCGAAGTAAAGTCCGAGGTCCAAAAAGAAGGCTCCTTCAGCATTGATGGCCTAGAAGTTTCTACTGTCCCTTGGAGTGCCTGCAGAAACTATGAATACTACCCCTCCGATGAGTATTTTACGGACATCGGACACGATGTTGCCATGTGCATGAGATCTGTTGCTGAGCCGTTGCTTTCCAATCACTTTGGCAGAGGCATCATAGAAGAGGTTTTCCAGAGGTATAAAGAGATCGTCTCTGATCGAATGGCGAAAGAGAAAACTGAGTTCTTCAATGTGACAATTTCCATGACCAGGAACTAG
- the LOC131297922 gene encoding S-adenosyl-L-methionine:benzoic acid/salicylic acid carboxyl methyltransferase 3-like isoform X2, whose translation MEELEKQVMQATHLFRYRLIIMTKPIREQAIVDLYNSGNNPTTLCIADLGCSSGPNTLLVVSELMEMVHITCKKLAHRTPEFQVYLNDLPGNDFNTIFKSLPGFLKEMRKQMGLGFGPCFVTGVPGSFYDRLFPANSLHFVHSSYSLMWLSQVPAGLESSNKGNIYIGSNSPPSVLKAYHEQFQKDFMLFLKCRSVELVTGGRMVLTILGRKSDDPTSRDGCYIWELMAMALNEMVAEGLIEEERMDSFNIPQYTPSPAEVKSEVQKEGSFSIDGLEVSTVPWSACRNYEYYPSDEYFTDIGHDVAMCMRSVAEPLLSNHFGRGIIEEVFQRYKEIVSDRMAKEKTEFFNVTISMTRN comes from the exons ATGGAGGAATTGGAGAAGCAAGTTATGCAAGCAACTCATCTGTTCAGGTATAGAT TGATAATTATGACAAAACCCATAAGAGAGCAAGCCATAGTGGATCTCTACAACAGCGGCAACAACCCGACGACTCTGTGCATTGCGGACTTGGGCTGCTCTTCCGGCCCAAATACTTTGTTAGTGGTCTCTGAGCTCATGGAGATGGTCCACATAACATGCAAGAAACTGGCCCATCGGACACCAGAATTCCAAGTCTACCTGAACGACCTCCCGGGAAATGACTTCAACACCATTTTCAAGTCCTTGCCAGGTTTCCTAAAGGAAATGAGAAAACAAATGGGTTTAGGCTTTGGGCCATGTTTCGTGACTGGAGTTCCAGGTTCTTTCTATGATAGGCTTTTCCCTGCCAACAGTCTCCATTTTGTCCACTCTTCTTACAGTCTCATGTGGCTTTCGCAG GTTCCGGCTGGGTTAGAGAGTAGCAACAAAGGAAACATTTATATAGGAAGCAATAGCCCACCAAGCGTGCTAAAAGCCTATCATGAGCAATTTCAGAAAGACTTTATGCTGTTTCTGAAATGCCGTTCTGTAGAATTGGTGACGGGTGGTCGTATGGTTTTGACAATATTGGGAAGGAAAAGTGACGATCCGACTTCTAGAGATGGTTGTTACATATGGGAGCTTATGGCAATGGCCCTCAATGAAATGGTTGCAGAG GGACTCatagaagaagaaagaatggaTTCATTTAACATTCCTCAATACACACCATCCCCTGCCGAAGTAAAGTCCGAGGTCCAAAAAGAAGGCTCCTTCAGCATTGATGGCCTAGAAGTTTCTACTGTCCCTTGGAGTGCCTGCAGAAACTATGAATACTACCCCTCCGATGAGTATTTTACGGACATCGGACACGATGTTGCCATGTGCATGAGATCTGTTGCTGAGCCGTTGCTTTCCAATCACTTTGGCAGAGGCATCATAGAAGAGGTTTTCCAGAGGTATAAAGAGATCGTCTCTGATCGAATGGCGAAAGAGAAAACTGAGTTCTTCAATGTGACAATTTCCATGACCAGGAACTAG
- the LOC131297921 gene encoding S-adenosyl-L-methionine:benzoic acid/salicylic acid carboxyl methyltransferase 2-like produces MEVCQVLHMNGGIGEASYASNSSVQKKVITITKPIREQAIVDLYNSSNNPKTLCIADLGCSSGPNTLLVVSELMEMVHITCKKLAHRTPEFQVYLNDLPGNDFNTIFKSLPGFQKEMKKQMGLGFGPCFVTGVPGSFYDRLFPANSLHFVHSSYSLMWLSQVPAGLESSNKGNIYIGSNSPPRVLKAYHEQFQRDFTLFLKCRSDELVTGGRMVLTILGRKSEDPTSKEGCYIWDLMAMALNEMVAEGLIEEEKMDSFNIPQYTPSPAEVKSEVQKEGSFRVDGLEVSTVPWSACRNNKYYSSNEYFPEDGYDVAMCMRSVAESLLSSHFGNDVIDKVFQRYKEIVADRMAKEKTEFFNVTISMTRN; encoded by the exons atggaagtgTGTCAAGTGCTTCATATGAATGGAGGAATTGGAGAAGCAAGCTATGCAAGCAACTCATCAGTACAG aAAAAAGTGATAACTATTACAAAACCCATAAGGGAGCAAGCCATAGTGGATCTCTACAACAGCAGCAACAACCCGAAGACTCTGTGCATCGCGGACTTGGGCTGCTCTTCCGGCCCAAATACTTTGTTAGTGGTCTCTGAGCTCATGGAGATGGTCCACATAACATGCAAGAAACTGGCCCATCGGACACCAGAATTCCAAGTCTACCTGAACGACCTCCCGGGAAATGACTTCAACACCATTTTCAAGTCCTTGCCAGGTTtccaaaaggaaatgaaaaaacaaatggGTTTAGGCTTTGGGCCATGTTTCGTGACTGGAGTTCCAGGTTCTTTCTATGATAGGCTTTTCCCTGCCAACAGTCTCCATTTTGTCCACTCTTCTTACAGTCTCATGTGGCTCTCGCAg GTTCCGGCAGGGTTAGAGAGTAGCAACAAAGGAAACATTTATATCGGAAGCAATAGCCCACCAAGAGTGCTAAAAGCCTATCATGAGCAATTTCAGAGAGACTTTACGCTGTTTCTGAAATGTCGTTCCGACGAATTGGTGACGGGTGGTCGTATGGTTTTGACAATATTGGGAAGGAAAAGTGAGGATCCAACTTCCAAAGAAGGTTGTTACATATGGGACCTTATGGCCATGGCCCTCAATGAAATGGTTGCAGAG GGACTCAtcgaagaagaaaagatggattCATTCAACATTCCTCAGTACACACCATCCCCTGCCGAAGTAAAGTCCGAGGTCCAAAAAGAAGGCTCCTTCAGGGTTGATGGCCTAGAAGTTTCTACTGTCCCTTGGAGTGCCTGCAGAAACAATAAATACTACTCCTCCAATGAGTACTTTCCAGAGGACGGATACGATGTTGCCATGTGCATGAGATCTGTGGCTGAGTCGTTGCTTTCCAGTCACTTTGGCAACGACGTCATAGACAAGGTTTTCCAGAGGTATAAGGAAATCGTTGCTGATCGCATGGCGAAAGAGAAGACTGAGTTCTTCAATGTGACGATTTCCATGACAAGGAACTAG